The DNA window TCATTCTTATAGTAGAATGccaataaatgtagaaggaatgatGGGAATTAGGTAATCACTATTTTGCAACCTCCAGTATAATAATTCATTTAGGCAAGGGTCATAAATTGACGCTGAATCCATTGGTGAAGGATTTTGGGGGAACAGAATAGTCACATAGTCTCAAAGTATGGgaaagacacaaagacacaagATCACCTACGTAGAACTCTTGTCAAAAGGATTAACGTgagtctaatcatgaggaaacaatcAACTAAATCTAGTGCTAAAGCATCCTAAAAACTACTGGCCTGGAGTCTAAAAAtgtctaggctgggtgcagtggctcactcctgtaatcccaggctttgggagcctgaggtgggaggatcgcttgaagcccaGAGTCtgagaccaccctaggcaacgtagtgagaccctgtccctacaaaacaaaaacagaaacaacaaaacaaaacaaaacaacaaatgtcCTGAAAGTCCAAAAGTTATTGGGATATGTTCTAGATTAGAGGAGAATAAAAAGATGTGTCAACCAAATACAACATATGATCATCAATTGGATcctgaatcagaaaaaaatagaactataaAGGATACTTTTGGGACAAGAGTAGACATTTGAATATGGACTGTCTTACATAATATATTAATGAATCAATGTGCAATTTCTTGCAGGTGATAATGGTATTGTGGTTTATGCAGCAGAATGTCTTTGTTCCTATGAAATACATGCTGAAATACTTTGGGATAAAGTGGCTTGTGTTGTTTGCAATGATCTTTCAAAgattcagaggggaaaaaaaggtctTCATATATACTCTTGAAATGGAATTCCTTTCTTCCTGACCCACCTAACCTAACACTCCCCCCTGGGCTGGTCACTGGCAAAGGATTCCTTTTCCGTTTTCAGCGCACCTTGGTATGGAACCCGGACCCAGCAGAGCGACAAATAGGTGTGGGGCCTGCTCCTGGCACCATGTGCTGATTTCGTGTCCCCTCATTCACTGGGAACACTGAGTTGAGAGCCTGGAGATGCAAGTTCAAGTCCTAGTGACCCTGGGAAAGTTATTCCACCTCCCTAACTTCCTCATCCGGGGCTTCAGGGTCTTCAAGACCCCACCCAACCATGATGTCCGGTAGAAGAAGCTATTTTTGAATGCCAATGCATATAGGGTCCTGGGAGCTGGGGACAATTTGGTAACTTCTAATGACCCTCTGTGGCAAGGGGATGGAAAGGAAAGTTTGTCCTTTGGTTTCTTCCTTCCCTAAAGTAGGTCCTAGTCATTTTGGGGAAGAAAGGAGACAGCAAGGAAAGAATGTGCACGTGTGGGTTATTATTGTGTGTCAGTGAGTGAGGAGCTGAAGCTgggggctggggttggggtggggaaaATGCCTGGGGGCTGAGGAGGACCCTGCTTGGTGTCTCAGCGCTCCTGGGGAAGCTCCTAGCCACACCTGTTCTGCTTCCATCCCCAGGCCCATGAGAGGCTGGAGGAGACGAAGCTGGAGGCCGTGAGAGACAACAACCTGGAGCTGGTGCAGGAGATCCTGCGGGACCTGGCACAGCTGGCTGAGCAAAGCAGCACTGCTGCCGAGCTGGCCCATATCCTCCAGGAGCCCCACTTCCAGGTTCCTGGCCgctggggctggggtgagggagCAGGAGGCGGGTGGACCGGGGCATGCTGCTGTTGGAGGGGCCGGCAGGAAGTTGGAGCTGGGATGGGAAGAGACCCAGGGCACTACCCCATTGTCCCTTCTTTTCCCACCACCCCCTAGTCCCTCCTGGAGACGCATGACTCTGTGGCCTCAAAGACCTATGAGACACCAccccccagccctggcctggaCCCTACATTCAGCAACCAGCCTGTACCTCCCGACGCCGTGCGCATGGTGGGCATCCGAAAGACAGCCGGAGAACATCTGGTAAGGACTGGGCAGGGCCAGAGGCGGGGCTGGTGAGGGTGGGGGATTGAGAATAACCAATGAGGGGACAAAAAAGGCCAAGCGTGGTCTGAAGATGAAGATGGGGCCAGCTTTGTGCAGGGAAGGGCCCAAGCAGACCCAGGAGACCATAGACACTGCGCACTCACCTGTGTCTGCATCTCTCCAGTCTGCCCTCCATTAGTACCTGCTCTAAGTGAAGAATTTAGGCAGAAGGATGGAGGACGACTTTGTGAGtgcgggggtgggtgggtggggacagGAATGGAGGTGCTATTAGGAGAGTATTTGAAGATTCTGACTTGGAGCAATCGGGTCCTCATCTTACACTCTCCCTCTGACCTCCAGGGTGTAACGTTCCGCGTGGAGGGCGGCGAGCTGGTGATCGCACGCATTCTGCatgggggcatggtggctcagcaaGGCCTGCTGCATGTGGGTGACATCATCAAAGAGGTGAACGGGCAGCCAGTGGGCAGTGACCCCCGTGCACTGCAGGAGCTCCTGCGCAATGCCAGTGGCAGCGTCATCCTCAAGATCCTGCCCAGCTACCAGGAGCCCCATCTGCCCCGCCAGGTGGGCCCCTCCACCAGCCCCTCTCTCAGCAGAAGGCCCAAGGGATGGCCGAGCCTCCTGGCTGTCAGGGTTGCAAGTCTCACTGAGGCCCTCCTCTCCTACTGGTTTCCTCCAGGGGAGATGAGGGTGGGACCTGCAGCCCAGGGGCAGCTGACTGCAGCCGCTGACAGGCCTCTGCCTCTGCTGCACCTGCATGTGCTCCCGCGTTGGCCGGCATTATGCATGCAGCCACAGCCTGGGGTAGCAGAGTGTATGAGAGAGCGCCTGCATCGTGGTCAGCGTTCTTCACATGTTTGCATGCATGCGCAGGGTGGGTGGCGTTGTCGTATGTCCTGGACAACTGTCTCCTAGTTGGTGGATTCTGGGGGTCTGGCTGCTCTGTCTACCTCTCCTATTGGCTCTCTCGCCCTCTGCCAGAGCCCTTCTCCAAGGGTAGAGGGTGAGTGGAGGGAGGGATCCAGGATTAGGTGCCAGGGTCGTGTCCCCTACTTGGTGGTCCCACATCCTTGGTCCTAAGATCTGAATCCTGTAGTACTAGATGTGAAGGGAGGTTGGCACCAGGGAGGCACATGGGCGGGCCTGGAGGCATCACTCCTGCAGGGGGACAGTTCCATTTCCCCTTGTGTCTTTGTGAAAAGAGGGGGCACGGGGTAGACCTCCACCTGCAGCCTTCTACTGCCCCTTCCCCCGACCCTTTGCTGATTCCTGGGCCCAGGTATTTGTGAAATGTCACTTCGACTATGACCCGGCCCGAGACAGCCTCATCCCCTGCAAGGAAGCAGGCCTGCGCTTCAACGCCGGGGACTTGCTCCAGATCGTAAACCAGGACGATGCCAACTGGTGGCAGGTGAGCCCCGGGCACCCCTGCATCTCTCCAGGTGTGGTGCATGGGAGGGCAAGGGCACAGGGAGGGGTCCTCTTGCTCAGGCAGATCTTGGTCTCATGTCCGTTTCAGGCATGCCATGTTGAAGGGGGCAGTGCTGGGCTCATCCCCAGCCAGCTGCTGGAGGAGAAGCGGAAAGCATTTGTCAAGAGGGACCTGGAGCTGACACCAAACTCAGGTAGGAGGTCCCCCTACCCCACATCTCCAATCTGGGATCCGACAGGGCCCTGTCTGCCTCACTCACCCATCTCCCTATGGCCAGGGACCCTATGCGGCAGcctttcaggaaagaaaaagaagcgaATGATGTATTTGACCACAAAGAATGCAGGTGGGTATCAGAGTGTCCCCCCTTTTGTCCTCCTCTAACATGGCTTGCCTTTCCCTGTCCCCACGCATCACCTGTGAAGATGTGTGCCTGGCTCAGATGCTGCCAGCCGTGTCCCTAGGCCCTGCCCGACTCCCCCTTGCTCCCCTGTTCTAAGCCCTCttgccctcagcctccctgagagCTCCGCCCCTCCCTCACCGTGCAGCCTGGTGAGCAGCACCATCTCCCTGTGTCCAGAGTTTGACCGTCATGAGCTGCTCATTTATGAGGAGGTGGCCCGCATGCCCCCGTTCCGCCGGAAAACCCTGGTGCTGATTGGGGCTCAGGGCGTGGGAAGGCGCAGCCTGAAGAACAAGCTCATCATGTGGGATCCAGATCGCTATGGCACCACGGTGCCCTGTGAGTGGGAGCTGGGCCCTGCTGAGTCGGGGACAGGGAGCAGGGGCTCCCCTGGGGGCCAGGGCTGAGCCTACCGAATGGGCATCTTCATGGGCGCCAGGCCAGGTGGTACCTTTGGGTGTACGGGTTGGGGTGCACGCCCTCTGTGGGTAGGTAGGGGAACTTCAGGCTCAGGAAGGATGAGGGAGGTGTCCTGCCAACAGGTGGCCTAGTGGGCTGGGCTGGCGTCCCCTTTCCTTGTTTCACTTGCTAAAAGCCGTGAAGAAAGTGAGTACCCAGCTGTGCACCCGGGTGAAACAGGCTATGAGCTGTGTATGTGTAGCCTTGTGGAAGACAGGGCTTCTAATAGTGGCAGAACCAGCGGGGGTGGTGGAAGCTCCTGGCTGCCAGAGGCAGGACTAAGAGCACTGCCCTGGTCTGCTTGGCTcttgctgtgtggctttgggctgTACATTGCCCTTTCTGTACCTCAGCCTCTCATCTGTGGGCTCTGGGTTGGACCAGGGTTACCACctcatgtctctgtgtgtgccagtggggagggtggggggcaggTGTGTGCAAAGGCAGCAGTGCTGGCAAGATGAGGGGCAGACTGCACCCCCAAGACTGGGAAACGGGGGCTTGGGtaagtgtgcatatatgtgtctGAGGCACTGTGACCTGCCCGTGCCCATTTGGCCCAACCTACCCCCATCCCCCTAGACACCTCCCGGCGGCCCAAAGACTCAGAGCGGGAAGGTCAGGGTTACAGCTTTGTGTCCCGTGGGGAGATGGAGGCTGACATCCGTGCTGGGCGCTACCTGGAACATGGCGAATACGAGGGCAACCTGTATGGCACACGTATTGACTCCATCCGGGGCGTGGTCACTGCCGGGAAGGTGTGCGTGCTGGATGTCAACCCCCAGGTACTGCCACTCTGCTCCTTTCCAGCCTGCCGTGTCCTCTCTGCTGCCTCAGTGTTCCCCCATAGTTCCAGGTACCTGTCACCTGAGCACACCCATGTACCCCCTCTGCCCTCAACTACTGCTTGAAACCCAGCCTACCTGGAACCTTTCTCAGCCTTCCAGAGCCCCCACTCCTCTAGTCTCCTCCAGTCACCCAGCCACCTGCCAGCTATTTGTCGTTTGTCCCAGGACTCATGTCCCAGACCCCTAGGCACCCTTTTCCACCCACTCCCAAGTGCCTACCCCAACCCCAGTCACCCTCACAGCCTTTCTCTGGTTCCCAGGACAGACATGGGGATATGCTCCCtacccttccttctccttctgcagGCGGTGAAGGTGCTACGAACGGCCGAGTTTGTCCCTTACGTGGTGTTCATCGAGGCCCCAGACTTCGAGACCCTGCGGGCCATGAACAGGGCCGCGCTGGAGAGTGGAGTGTCCACCAAGCAGCTCACGGTGAGGGCTCTGAGGTGTGGGGGAGGCGTCCAATGGCTAACTAGGGTGGTGGGGGACAGGCCTGAGCTGACAGAGAGGAGGTGGTGGTGTTGGGGAGGGACAGGGGCCTGCTCCAGTTATCGGTGAGGCAGGACGTGGTCCCCCACTGCATAGATGTGGAAGTCTGAGAGAGGAAGTCCAAAGTCTCAGAGTGAGCCAGGCACACAGCTAGCCTGTGGGGCACATGTGCTTCTGACTCCAGGCCCCCAGCTCAGCCCACTCTGCAGGGACATAATGCTGGCCAGAGAGAGTTCCAGAGGGCCAGTGGAAGAGGTGGGCAGGAGGTGGGCCAGGTGAGCTTGGGTTGCTTATAACTGGGGGAAAGCTGAAAGGTAGGAGAAAGCCAGAGGCGGGAAGGCTGGCTGGAGGGGTGAGTCAGTGTAAGAGAGCAGGCAGTGCCTGGAGGAGAGGCTTCAAGCCTGCATTGCAGGACTccagccccttcctccttcctccctgtaTCTTGCTGTGCcttcccgggaggtggagggtttGCAGAGCTCTGAGCGCAGGGGTCCCTCTGCTGGCCATGCCTGGTGCTGCTGCACTCAGGCCCCGTGTACAAAGGGTACAAAAAGGTCACACAGAGAGTCAGTGGCTAAACAGGGTCTGCCTGACTCTCAAGTCAGTGCTCCCTCAAGTCTGACTAGGCTGCCTTACCTATGTAGCATGACAGGCTGGTACCAGGGCAATCCACAAGTACCCAGGACAACCCCACCCTCTAGCATGGCTGGGGCCCAGAAGAAGCTGTTTAGGCTGGCACCCTTCTGCCAGTGACCCCCTTAGGAGCTCTGGACCCTTGCCTGATTCCCATTCTGGGCACCTCCTCCTTGGCAAAAGGTTTGGCCAACCGGAGCTGCTGGGATATAGCTAGCTTCAGCTTATTTAAGTCAATTGTCAAGTAcccttccccacccctgcccagccaGCTTCCACTGGGTTGAGGGTGGGGTTGTCCTGGGTACTTGTGGATTGCCCTGGTACCAGCCCGTCATGCTGCATAGGTAAGGCAGCCTAGTCAGCCTTGAGGGAGCACTGGCTTGAGAGTCAGGCAGACCCTGTTTAGCCACTGTCTGTGTGACCTTTTTGTACCTTAATTTTCTGTTATAAATGGGGAAGAATTAATCCTACTTTGCAAAGCTGTAGTGAAGATTATGTGGCATGCAAAGCATTTAGGGGTGTGATTGGCAGTTACTAAAGCTTATTTCCTCCCTTTCACTCATCATCTGTTTGTGGTTGATGGTGAGCCACTTTGAGGCAAACAGAGAGGGGCCCCTCCCTTCCTAGCCAGGGAGTCCACACCGGGGTTGGGCTttggggagggggagtgggggagCTGTAGCTCCTTCTGACAGTGGGGGTGAGTTGTAGGAACTGACTGTAGGGAGGTCCCCTTGTGCCTGGGCAGGAGGCGGACCTGAGACGGACAGTGGAGGAGAGCAGCCGCATCCAGAGGGGCTATGGGCACTACTTTGACCTCTGCCTGGTCAATAGCAACCTGGAGAGGACCTTCCGCGAGCTCCAGGCGGCCATGGAGAAGCTACGGACAGAGCCCCAGTGGGTGCCTGTCAGCTGGGTGTACTGAGCCTGTTCACCTGGTCCTCAGCCCACTCTGTGTTGAAACCCAGAACCTGAATCCATCCCATTCCTGACCTGTGACCCCCTGCCACAATCCTTAGCCCCTATA is part of the Chlorocebus sabaeus isolate Y175 chromosome 16, mChlSab1.0.hap1, whole genome shotgun sequence genome and encodes:
- the MPP2 gene encoding MAGUK p55 subfamily member 2 isoform X3 — encoded protein: MQQVLDNLGSLPNATGAAELDLIFLRGIMESPIVRSLAKAHERLEETKLEAVRDNNLELVQEILRDLAQLAEQSSTAAELAHILQEPHFQSLLETHDSVASKTYETPPPSPGLDPTFSNQPVPPDAVRMVGIRKTAGEHLGVTFRVEGGELVIARILHGGMVAQQGLLHVGDIIKEVNGQPVGSDPRALQELLRNASGSVILKILPSYQEPHLPRQVFVKCHFDYDPARDSLIPCKEAGLRFNAGDLLQIVNQDDANWWQACHVEGGSAGLIPSQLLEEKRKAFVKRDLELTPNSGTLCGSLSGKKKKRMMYLTTKNAEFDRHELLIYEEVARMPPFRRKTLVLIGAQGVGRRSLKNKLIMWDPDRYGTTVPYTSRRPKDSEREGQGYSFVSRGEMEADIRAGRYLEHGEYEGNLYGTRIDSIRGVVTAGKVCVLDVNPQAVKVLRTAEFVPYVVFIEAPDFETLRAMNRAALESGVSTKQLTEADLRRTVEESSRIQRGYGHYFDLCLVNSNLERTFRELQAAMEKLRTEPQWVPVSWVY
- the MPP2 gene encoding MAGUK p55 subfamily member 2 isoform X2; translated protein: MPVAATNSESAMQQVLDNLGSLPNATGAAELDLIFLRGIMESPIVRSLAKAHERLEETKLEAVRDNNLELVQEILRDLAQLAEQSSTAAELAHILQEPHFQSLLETHDSVASKTYETPPPSPGLDPTFSNQPVPPDAVRMVGIRKTAGEHLGVTFRVEGGELVIARILHGGMVAQQGLLHVGDIIKEVNGQPVGSDPRALQELLRNASGSVILKILPSYQEPHLPRQVFVKCHFDYDPARDSLIPCKEAGLRFNAGDLLQIVNQDDANWWQACHVEGGSAGLIPSQLLEEKRKAFVKRDLELTPNSGTLCGSLSGKKKKRMMYLTTKNAEFDRHELLIYEEVARMPPFRRKTLVLIGAQGVGRRSLKNKLIMWDPDRYGTTVPYTSRRPKDSEREGQGYSFVSRGEMEADIRAGRYLEHGEYEGNLYGTRIDSIRGVVTAGKVCVLDVNPQAVKVLRTAEFVPYVVFIEAPDFETLRAMNRAALESGVSTKQLTEADLRRTVEESSRIQRGYGHYFDLCLVNSNLERTFRELQAAMEKLRTEPQWVPVSWVY
- the MPP2 gene encoding MAGUK p55 subfamily member 2 isoform X1, encoding MAGSPGSGVSLEGVSLGSSEEAELQREAMQQVLDNLGSLPNATGAAELDLIFLRGIMESPIVRSLAKAHERLEETKLEAVRDNNLELVQEILRDLAQLAEQSSTAAELAHILQEPHFQSLLETHDSVASKTYETPPPSPGLDPTFSNQPVPPDAVRMVGIRKTAGEHLGVTFRVEGGELVIARILHGGMVAQQGLLHVGDIIKEVNGQPVGSDPRALQELLRNASGSVILKILPSYQEPHLPRQVFVKCHFDYDPARDSLIPCKEAGLRFNAGDLLQIVNQDDANWWQACHVEGGSAGLIPSQLLEEKRKAFVKRDLELTPNSGTLCGSLSGKKKKRMMYLTTKNAEFDRHELLIYEEVARMPPFRRKTLVLIGAQGVGRRSLKNKLIMWDPDRYGTTVPYTSRRPKDSEREGQGYSFVSRGEMEADIRAGRYLEHGEYEGNLYGTRIDSIRGVVTAGKVCVLDVNPQAVKVLRTAEFVPYVVFIEAPDFETLRAMNRAALESGVSTKQLTEADLRRTVEESSRIQRGYGHYFDLCLVNSNLERTFRELQAAMEKLRTEPQWVPVSWVY